ACGACCAAGATCAACCGACTAGTTCGCAGGATCCATGTCTTCTTACCATTTAAAGTAGTTCGGGTGGTTACCAGAGATCGAAGCAAGATTTTGTAGTATTGGATTTTTATGTTCCTCAAGCTCCACGGGACTACCATTGGTTTTTTCCTGGCcttttaataagatattttcctatttgtaatttattttgttgtaCAAGAGTTTCCTTTTTTTGCATGTATTAGAACTTttgtataaattattaaataccTAGAGGTGAAGAGAAATAACACACAACATTCATTACCTCGATCGATATTACACCTTGTATCTCaggtttgttgttgttttcttcagTTTATTTAGTTTGATAAATCGGCCTTATTGATTAGGAACCCTAGATCAAAGGGTATTCTTCCTTTCCTTCAGTTATGTCCTAGTAACTTGTTCTTTCTAATGCATCGTTAGGGTTTTAATAgttgatatgtttttttctgcTTTATATATCAGTGAAAAGGTTTGCGCTTCAGAAATAATGACGGCTAAACCCGAGCTTAATTCTGATGCTGGATTGAAGAAGCTTGACGATTATCTTCTCACTCGCAGTTACCTTACAGGGTAAGTTGTCTACATTATAATATGAATAGATCATAAATCTCTTAACCTTTTTCGAACAATAAAAGTAACAACTAGTTTCCTATTTGTCTATGTTTTTACACAGGTACAAGGCTTCAAAAGATGACCGCACCATATTTGTGTGTCTTTCAGATCCCCCATCTTCACAGTATGTGAACTCATCTCGCTGGTACAACCACATTGCTGCCCTCTTGCGGACCTCGTAAGCTCTTATCATTGTTTTCTATTGTTTATCAGATGTTCTTTGTTTGGATTcttctaataattttatttccttaTAACTAATTGTGTCTCTCTATTTATAGTGGTATCTCTGATGAAAGAAGTGATGTCATTGTTGAGGGATCATCCTCAATCACAGAAGTGGCTGTTTCTACTCCCAATGCAGCTGACTCTAAGGTACtctatattgtttttatttatttttcttataatgtctttttatagtttttagatgAGAAAGATTGATCATAGATATGTGCATAATTGTAGGATGGTGATAgtaatgaagaagaagaagatgatgttgaCCTTTTCGGAGAGGAGATGGAAGAGGAAAAGAAGACAGATGAAGAGAGAGCAGTTTCTGTCAAGGCATCTACAAAGAAGAAGGAATGTAAGTTTGGTTTTGTCTTTATACTTGTGATTTACTTAAGATGGTATGTCTTGCATTCTAattgatttatgtttttctttattagCTGGGAAGTCATCAGTTTTGATTGACATCAAGCCTTGGGATGATGAAACTGACATGAAGAAGCTAGAGGAAGCTGTGAGATCCATTCAGATGGAAGGACTATTCTGGGGAGCATCAAAGCTTGTCCCGGTTGGTTACGGTATCAAGAAGTTGCAGATCATGTGCACCATAGTTGACGACCTTGTGTCTGTTGACACCATGATAGAAGAGCAGCTGACGGTCGAGCCAATCAATGAGTACGTCCAGAGTTGTGACATTGTTGCATTCAACAAGATTTGAAAGAAGTCTCTGTGTTTTATGGAGTCTGGTTCTTAttctatattttagttttgCCAAGTTTCTTGTAGACTACTATTGCTTTTGCATTATTTTTCATGAAGAGCGACAATTCAGGTTTCAACTTGCCATCTTATCTCAAATACAAGTTGAAGTTACTATACTAGCAATCAAGGttctaaaaaatcaatatagGAGGCACCTAGGCAGTAAATCACTCTAACTaaacaatttgtttttaataatctGAATTAAATAGTTCAAATTGGTTTAAATTATCTTAAACTGATTTAAGTTGGTCTAAATTGGTATAAATCTATATAAATTGATTAACTGAAATTATACTAGTTTTAACATCAATTTGTTTATAAACAAGTGATGATCTTTTTTCTCTccaatttcatttttttcaaagtatttatattaaaagtatatcTATCTTTCCAATGtttcatcaaaataaatttataattaaacatatactctttaatatatatatatatatatatatatatatatatatatatataatccgaataagataataaataaataaataaataaataaagaattCGTTAATGTTTAAACTCCAGAATAATTGGGCGTATATGCTAATCTTCTATAGAATGCATAACTACCACTTAgcaatttatttaaatatatatccCAAGGAAGTAACAAACTTTGtgttccaaaagaaaaagaaaactgatCTTAAAGGTGTTTGATGTCTTTGAGCCTGTTCCCCTATTCTAAATGAACCACCTTTATTTTTCATCTTCCTCGGGCTATTGGGTCGATGGTGTGTTTGTGGTAAGCAACTTTCTTCAAGAAGAAGGGTCACATAGCCCTGGATATCCTTTAATGATCTGAGATAGAATAAGAGTTAAGTCAACAGGGTGACTTATTCTTAAGAAAGAGAGGCTGAGAGTGTAGAGATGGACTAACTTTTGAAAGCAGGAATCTATTCTGCTTCAAAAAATGGTTTTAAGGTGTCAAATCTCAAGCTTAGACCAAGAATTCTTAAAGGTTATCTCAAATGAACCAGTGAAGAGAGATTGTAACTCAAAATAAAGATAAGACAAGAGAGATATGgtgagaagaaaagagatgtCTCCACAGAAAGGTTGAAAAGTTATGTAAAGATGAGGTGAGCTTGGTAGCTTGCAAGCAGAGGAATTCATTACACACGGAACTCTAAGAAAATTTGAATTCTGAAGTTGGGAAACTATTCAATGAAAGTATCTTCAAAAGTAAAGAAAATCATGATCAAAACTTTGaacttagaaaaaaagaaagaaaaagagatttgTGAACTCTTGCATTAAGATTCAATATCAGAATCAGAAGAGAGATAATCATCTGCCTTGAGACTTGGAATAGAATCATCATCAGATTCATCCAATGACTCTCGCTTCTTATCAACTACTGCTTCCTCCATGAGACTATCCTTAACCGCTACACCCTCTCCCTCTTGAGTCTCGCTCACTACTTCTTGATACACTTCTTCCGGAGCCATGTCATCTTTCTCTGAAACATGTCCTAGAGATTCCTTATGTGATTCAGGAACATCAGCTATTTGAACATTCTCTGATCCAACAATATTTGTATGACCTGGGCCACTCAGAGAATCCACAGTAGCTATATCGTTCCCACGTTTCAATCTTTTAGCCTCTTGGAGAGGTAAAGTCGAGTCAACGTTCCTCTGAATCTCGTTGTTAGAGGGAACAACATCCACGTTTGCCGCCCATCCCTTGAATAGAAGATCATCACCAACGCGAGAATTGCTTTCCGGGAATTGGTCCCTAAGTGATGGGAGACCGTCGAGTGGAAGTGCCCTTGGATGTATAACAACTTCAAGGGACATGAGAGCGTGAGCACAGAATCCAGCAACTTCCATCTCTCCCTGAGACTTGCCTGTACAAaatccatatatatatgcatcAAATATTTACAGTTTCTTAAGCttggttttaactttttttaactCATGCCAACAATATTTAGTTACCTGTTTGGAAAAGCTCAAGCCCTTCAGCTAAGAATGCAGGGCGTGCTCGTGATGGAGAGACGAGGGATGACAAAAAGGCTCGGAGTGCTGCAAGCTGAAACTCTACCAGATCCCCAGTGGACTTATCAGGTAAATAATGGTAGGTTTCAGCATTGGCCCATCTTCCTTGACAAGCATTACTCGCTGTCATCATTAGAAGCTTGTCGACACCTTCTCTCCAGCTATCCGATCCCAATGCACCACCCTGAAACCAGAAAGAAAAGTTATACATGGTCTGACTATTGAGTAGAAGATTCAAGTAATTACGCCATAGAGTCCAACTTTCCTACTAAGTTGAAACACTGCCAATAAAAACCGGATTTGATAGATAAGTTAAAAGAGCTTACAGTTGTGAGAAGAGTTTCTAGTGCCTCCAGAGCTGCTATCTTCAATGAGATTGGGCTGATAGAGTGATTGTGAGGGACTCCCACTTCAATAGCAGCATTCTCTGCCTCGGTTCCTGAATTTGTTGAATGCTTTCTTTTTTTACCGCCAGGCTTGACAACAGCTCTGTTTGTGCTGGAAACGACATCAGATCCTTCTACGGTTTTCGGGTCTAGATCCACAGAGGCATTAGAGACAACTTCATTTGCCAGTTGCATTGCAACTCCTGGTCAAAGAAGTATGTTATTAGCAGAAGTGATCTTTATTTTCATCACCTCAACCTGAGAAATGAAAATGCAAAGCAAAGGGAAGATCTTGTGACTTTACCTAGACCCATGGATTTGAGCAAGGTTTTAGTGATTGTGTATAGCTTTATCCTCAGTTCTGGCAATACACATTTCTTGAAGTAACTACTAACAAGTCTCACAACAGATGCAGCATATGGTAAAAGTTGGCTGCAAAAATGAATCATCACAAGGATCTTGTTTAGTTCCTAAGGCACagaacattatatatatatatatatatatatatagttttggcCAATAGATGTAACAAACCAGATTAGCTAGAAATAACAGCTTCAGCTACTAGAGAGAGCGGTTTACCTACGGATACTCTTTATGGTAGCACGCAAGAGTTCCAGAGCCAAAGAATGCAAAATGGGAAGTTCTGCACAAACCAATTCTTGTTGGATACCTGTCATGAAAGGTAGCATGGCACTTGGTAGAGAGCCGTTCACAGCCAGCACTCGCTTAACGAGGGATAGTAACGAGGCAACTGGAATGCTAAgctgaaaaagaaagaaagaatattAGGATCTTTCAGAAGCAAATAGAGTTACAGAGTAGCTAGCACacatcaagagagagagagagcagtaAGGAGTCAGCTGAGCAGCAATCCAAACTTTGGACACCGCATAAGCAGAAAGCTCACTCTctccagaataagaagaaaccGCACTACCTTGCATTTGTAGGAGCTAGTTAGCATGACTGAGCTGCAGTACATAAGTGCAGAAACTCTGGATACAATCAACTGTTCAGAGTTCCATGCTGCATCATCCAAACTCCCATTTTGACCTCCCAAGGGCAAAGGAGCGTCTTTTCCAGGAGGAGCCAATCGTTGCATTGCTTTTCCCCCTGTTGTTTCTGCAATACATGCCACACCATGTTCTATCAGACAACactaacaaacaaacaaaagaaagaaagaaaaaggaaattaagGAATTACCTTCTTCTAGACCTTGAAAAAAGTTACTTAGATGTACGTTTATAGATATCAACAGCTTCTGCATCATCAAGGACCAGCTGGCAGTATCTCCTTTATTAGCTTTGGGGAGCAATGCTAGAAAGTGGGCACATTTCTAAAGGTTGACATAGAAAGAAAGAAGTGGACATTGTTATTACTTCCTTGCTTTGTTGATGGAAAATAATGAATCAGAGAAGTGTATAAAACGATGAATACCTTTAACATTCTAGAACTGGTTTTCGCAGAAAATATTTTAGAGGCAATAGCTGCTTCAACCTGCAAAGGAATATCATTTCAAACAAACTCATTAATACCAAAACACCAGAGAGAAAGTACATTTGAGAGAAGCGAAGAGAGCCCAACCTGATCATAACTACTGTGAAAGGCAGCAGGAAACAAGACAACAATTGTACTCAGCAGATGGAGAATGGCTTCCTGCACATCCAATAAACAATTTAAACTGAGGGATTCTAGTAATCAATATTAGAAAGAGAAACTCAAGTTCCCTTCTTAAACATTTGGCACACTCACCCATAGTGCTTCTGAAGAATCTTCTTCCAATAGTTTAATGATTGGCAAGATAACTTTAGCAGCGTGTGAAACCGCTTCTTTCTTCGTATTTGCAAATCTAGACAGCCTGATACCATTACATAACATAACCTAAACTTTTCAGTGTCAACAATTACAGGTTTCTAATCAAACTATAAAACTTTTTCTTACAGACCTTGTAAGGAGATCAGAGATTGAAGTACATGAAGCCACTCGAACAATTCTAGAACTTTCTGGATTCTgcttgaaacaaaaaaaaacattagaagATTGAACAAACCTCAACATAGAGCAAGCAAGTAAGCCATACACATACCTTAACATGTGAGAGTAAAGTGTTGAACCAAACAGAGAAAGAAGTAAAGAATCGCCCCGAGCTGCATTCTTGACAAGTCACTCCCATCAAAACGATACCCACCCAGGATTTATCTGCCtatatcaattaaataaaaaacaaaatccatcGTTTTAAATACCAAAGTCTCAAACTTTCTCTTTCAATACGATTTAAGACAAGATGTGGTACCATGTCTGAAGAAACCAGAGCCAGTAACCTCTCAACCCATTCATCAACAGCTGATTTGGACTTAGATTGAAGCTTCTGGTCCTCGGATAAGAGGTTGTGGGTGGAGATAGTGGAGACAACCTTGGAGAGTGATTGGAAGTTGACGAGAGGCTGCTTCTCGTTGGGGACATGTTCGGACAGCAGGTTTCTGAGAATCTTAGGCTTTAGTCTAATGTCGCACATGTCGTCGAAACGCTCAAACGACGCCATTGAAGATGTGAGGATCGGGAGACTGAGAAAGGGTTTATGGAGATTAGGGTTTATCAACTGAAGCGGCTTCAGTTTGCTATAGATTGGTAGGCTTATTTTGAAGACTTCggcataaatgttttttcttaaGGGCAAAATGTGAAGAAAACCCTAAACTACAATAAAATAGCAAGAAAGGCCAGGATCTGTTAGAATGATAAACAAAAACCCCTAGATTTAACTAGAAGTAAAGGTCcaaaccaatgttttgaaaaccaaTCCGGACACTGAACCGGATGATTTACCGAGTCATTAGATTATTGGATCGATCGCGGATGaaatacaaattaataaatgaattaattttattatataataatatattagttaaaaataaaaatattgaaataaatttaatatttttaaatattttttaaaacataaaataacacTCCTTATGTTCCTaattagatgatgttttagtacaaaacacacagattaaaaaaatattatttatattcaaaacacttgattagagaaaaaaaagtaatgctACTCATAGAGGGAACACAAAAAGCCATAATAAatcaatagtattttattagttttaccttaaaaatctcaaaacttcatttaacttgaaacaaatttttctttctaaaacttCAACTAATTAAGAACAAAGggaatagtttggatatgtatatatcttatgcttaaaaacatttagaaaatacttaacttcacttttatatttttattttcatttgatgtataaaatgtcaaaaaatagtttagagtattttaaaaaattgtgacTAGCTAAGAGTTATTATATCTAGAAAAATCAAGAATTAAATTTATGGATAAAAATTTCAGCTCCGTGTGAATAATCATTCGTGAATCGGCAAAGAATAGAAAACATTGTAAAATTTAGAACTTTGAACACGTAAAACCCACTAGTAGGGAttagtaataaacaaaaaatcaaaaagagaGATACAAAATTGGTAAAGATCGGCATAGGAAGAGAAGAtggtaaaagaaaaactgaaAGAAACCTAACTTTTTAAttggaaatttataatataaaacataatctaaaaatataattaaaaactttaaaaaatataaaaattatttattggttcaaccagtggttcagcTGGTACATGATTTCATGTTTTGATGGATTTTTgcggatttttaaatttttgggtttttcacaaaacccaaaccgaattTATATTGAGTCACCGtgtttaccggttcaaccgcggatCCGGGTCGTATTTCAAAACACTTATCCAAACTCTTTTGTAGTGGACGAGATACCCCGTTCGGTTTTTGTTCAGGTTTATTCggatttcatttatttatggTTAAAAATTTCAGCTCTATTCAAATATTAGTAAATTtggattcggttcaaatttttgtggGCACAATTTGGTTTGGATCTTTGATATTTAGAGAATAAGAACCAGTtttgaaccaaaatatttcagatatcagaatatatcagatttatatacttgaatacattaattatatttagatttaatatccaaaatatccaaatataaGATGTTCaaaatactttatatatatacacacatataaacagtaaaaattaatttttataatagttaaacaataatcaaatcaccaaaatacttgaaatatatattgattcgccatccaaatattcaaaacaaaCCCGTAAAGATTTGAAGTCTTTAAttccaaaaatctaaaattctaATAGATTCGAATTCAAACCCGAACGGCTATATGAATATCTATCCCTAATCAAAGCTATGTGAAACAGAGAACGGAAGAAGAATCTTAATACATTCCAATTTTTTCCTTGTGAATAAAATAAGCATTCAaccgataaaaaatttcaagttTTGTAATCAGAAACAGTCTTAATTAAGGCACAGCCAAGATACTTCTTTTGGTTGTGAAACCAAGAAGAACATACTGTAGTTTTAATAAACTTTTGACATGATTAATTCAGTGATTATATAGAAGCGGAAAAATTTTGATATAACATTTACATAAACaaagcatcaacacatgattGACACCAGACTTCCATATATAACTGAAATATTACAAGAGAACTGAAAAACACCATTCTTCAATAGCTTTGTGGTGAAAATTAAACATCAAGGGCACTTGCAGCTTCCGTACAATAGAAAAGAGGTTGCCGGAAATACCACAAGAGAATCCATCGCAGTGTCAGCGCTAGAACGATTTTCCTCTGGTGCTGTCTCTTCCTCAAGTATCATCTCGAGGGTTGTGGCAGAGATGAGGCGGCGCGGTCGTGAGGCTATGGCACGGTGCGGGGTCAATGCGGAGAATGGAGTCATAGGTTGAGGTCCGAGATTCTTCTGGTCAACCATTTTTATGGAAGGGTTTTGCGTTCCTTGCTCTGAACTAAAGAGTTAGAACTTAAGAGGAGTGAAGGTGTTTGTTTTTGTGTGTTGAAATGGTGAATTTGAAGATGGTTTTCTGTGTGTTTATATAGGAGTTGCATAGACAAGATTGTCCTCAACTATTCTTGTGGGAACTTGTATTATTTGATTAGAGAGTAGTGTTAATAGCGGAATAGTAAAATGAAATATTCCACATACtagtttaaaaacaaaaatatagttttactaCATTAATTGACGTTTTAATAGTTTTACTTTGTAAATGACGTCAAAACTGAAAACATGGGTGGGCAATAAATCATCATTACATACTTGATAAATCTTCTACAGAATTCTTTACTTCTTTAAAGATCGGTAAATTTGTTTGTTAATTACGTGAACAAAGTGGGACTATTTTTTTTAGTGACAACTTGTTCTATTTTTTATGACATTAAAGGCTTTGAGTAGATATATATACTcaaattttttaagttttagctAGTCCCTTGAATTTACAATGAAACTCCGTCAGATCTATTTACAACTTGTTCTATTCACTTGAGATGAGTGGATAAAGAATGCATTTGCTTAAAATCGAATCGACGTCCGAAGCTATAAGGACAAGAGTGTAGATATCAGTAGAAACTTTATGAATTTAATGCATGTTTTCATACATGCATCAAAGACTTTTCAAAACTATCAGctaacctctttcttcttccttcttccaaAACCCAAAAGCCAAATAGTGATCGTGTTGGGTCATGCTTACGGTATACATAATTATCAAAGAAACCAAATAAAGTTAAACAAGAGACCGATGGCTACAATACAAGGTTCGCCCTTTTTACGCCTTTAATGCTGTTTCATTTTCAGAATCTTATCTTGTGAGCAAGGGACCCTCCAGTTATAGGAAAGAAATTAAAAGAACTTTGGTGTTTTCTGCAAAATCTTTATCTCGATTCCGGCAAAAATTGATGGCAAAAAGGTTTTAAACTGTACCTTTCGTTTACCTGTGGACTCTGCCGTGTCTCTGACGTCAAATGTGAGAATGGTCCGTCTATAACACTGGCGGCTTATGGTATCCTCTTCAGCATTGAGATAAGGTCACAAATACGTGTATATCCAGTATCCAGATACATATATACTGATAAAGATAGAAATtttgtaaaccaaaataaaactaaGCTCAagcatatatgatatatcagCTACTCAGATAGTTAGCGCGGTCCTTAACTACACACTAACATTTTATTAGCATTTGCGAAATATTAGAACTAATATAGTCCCTAGATAGTGAACTTGTACTTCCTAATAAACCAAAACCAGAAGCTAGTAGTCTAGTCAGCTTAAGATAAATTATACGGCAAACTTCTCAAAAGACCATAAGTTTTCTTTTGAACAAAAAACACATAAGaaggaaaatgaccaaaatagaaTTCACTAAAGAATTAATGACAACTAGGTTTTGATCCGCGCAAGCGTGCGTGtgtttgttttcagttttatatacttatatattaattttagatcaTTAGTTGTATTTTTAACggtaatcatatatttaaatgtttatataactatttcaaatacaataaatttatagtttacatgttataattaatcaattgtttaaaaCTGTCACATGTATTTGTCGTTTCTTATTATACatttatcttattgtatttgcatttctTTATAGaataaactaatatatgtattaaacaacatattcaaaattcttttgtataaaatttatgCTCATTTTTACATGCCAACCTTCAACTCTGAATTTTCTATTAGTAATATTTTCTTacatttattcattttagataatatattattatatatacaaaagtcTAAGATATGTCagtttttatacatgtattatatagtttaaaatgtTAAGTCGTTATCTCatcgtattatatttttagcataaatatttatatttatgaaaataaaattattaatttatcaacttaacataaattaatcatatttagttcaatataataattttattttaacatgaattattctaataaatagaataaaataagattattttttatttttcattttataaataataactgaatatatattaatgtataataatagttcattgctaattacaaaattagttgaaatatttacataaacgttttgaaaattatgacattgttaaaatatttttcaacagatttgttaaaataaatatttatattgaaaattaataaatatcatgatgaaaatatcatattattagatttaatgAAACACATGTTAACTTTTATAcgtgtattatatagtttttttaatgtTAACCCGGTttaccaacatattatattttgaacataaatacttaagaaaaaaaaaataatttatcatatttaactCGATATAATGATTTTCTCTTACAGTGATTGATTATGATTTTAAAagatttgttagaatttttaaaatatatatttatatttaaaatgaaaagatatcaaaagatattatgattaaagtagttaaaagattctatatattattagtcttaataaaatacatttcataaaaattaaagGATGATCCAAATTAAAGAAATCACacacatgaaagaagtcatgaattctgttttaatatataagattatacAATTACTTTATGGTGGAtgaaaattgaaattaaaacaaaaagttaaatattacattatacTTTGTAAATAAAACATGATATCAACTTATATTTTTCAAGGGTTAACACTACAAGAAACAAGACTTAGTGTATcatttatagattttgttaatatcatttttctGATTGACACAAATGAATTTACATCAACAATTTAAGTGGCTCCGAAAATGATAACTCTAATACTTTATAACAACTATGGGATGATTGATTCCGCTGTAACTGTTGAAAATTTACCGTAAGATTTAGGTTATAGAATTttttgatttagatttaagtgatgtaactttaaaatttatcgttacaacaatatattttctataacaaaaaatggagttttaaaaaataaggtTGTTACAaccatttttctattttttatgtaGCTTTAAAAACCAATATAAAGCATTATTGGTGATTTTAAGGGTTGTAggtaaaaattaaaactaaaatcacCTTCGACAACCCAACCAATCACATCCTATAACGAATAATGCAATTACTTTCATCATTTATCACAACTGATGTGAATATATATCATAGATGCTAAAATATCTGTCATTCAgaataaatgatattaatattttttcagtTGTAATAATTGATATTAAATACTTATATCAACtattttaattgatatatatatatatatatatatatatatatataaatgatccTAAACTTAATATCAGATTTTATAAATGACTGTAAAATTGTATTTCGTGGCAAATAAGTCGAAACAAATTTATGgctattttaaaaagaaaaaattttaaatagataaaaataaatcaaattttatttataatttaaattaaatcatttaCACAACTAAATTAAAAGTGACCTAATCTAAACCATAAAATGGTAGAAACCTAATCTAAACACCCTCTGCTCACGACCTGCCGAATGCTGCTCACTTATCACCGCCTCTGCTCACGACCACCGCCTCTGCTCACGCCCACCCTTTAACCAAGAACCAAAATAATCAGATTGAAGTTAGAGAGAGTGAGGGAGAGAgggatagagaaagagagaatctAAACTTAATTGTAACTGCTCACAGTGGGTTTTGTCAAGAGAAACATTTTGctaaattttacttttcaatTCGGCAGAGAATACAAGACAGTATTTTTAGCTGTAAATTTTTTATCGGGAAATCGgcaaaaaaaacactgaacttttcAGGAATTGCCAAAAGAAACCTGGACATCGTTAAATGTTGGTgttaagtgaaacgacgtcattttgaaatgagatgaaacgacgtcatttttgatgatttttaaaataaaatcaagtcgACCACTGGGTTCGAACCCGGGTTATTTGAATCAAATGACAAGGTACTTTACCACTGGGCTAGTGGCTCAATCAAGGAAATTACTAacacatttaattatatttggtattgattgaatataaaaaaattatctaaaaacttaaaaagatttttaaaattcctaaaaactgaaaaattaattccaaaaaagaaaattttcatttttcggattataaaaaaaattttaaaaaatcgaaaaaaatcgaaaaaaattccaaaaagttataaattcgtttaaatctgaaaacatataatcagaaaataataataataataaattatttttttatagtttctgattctatgttttcagatttgaaaatttttatcacttttttgaattttgttttcgaattattttattttttcaatttttcttttaataatttgaaaaatgaaaattttatttttgggcattttgaaaaaaaataaaaaaatatttttttttatagattcgaatttatttttataatattttttgctattttagtttcttttttatttattttcaaaatttttaatcctaaaatgaactttttttttgaatttgtttttaaaaatgaaaattttggaagatttttgatttttaaaggaaaaataaaattttatatttaatttcagtttcaaaattaattttataaaaaaaatctttatttttcaaatttttgaaattttaaagacctttt
The Raphanus sativus cultivar WK10039 chromosome 1, ASM80110v3, whole genome shotgun sequence DNA segment above includes these coding regions:
- the LOC108856556 gene encoding uncharacterized protein LOC108856556; the encoded protein is MVDQKNLGPQPMTPFSALTPHRAIASRPRRLISATTLEMILEEETAPEENRSSADTAMDSLVVFPATSFLLYGSCKCP
- the LOC108860247 gene encoding uncharacterized protein LOC108860247; translated protein: MASFERFDDMCDIRLKPKILRNLLSEHVPNEKQPLVNFQSLSKVVSTISTHNLLSEDQKLQSKSKSAVDEWVERLLALVSSDMADKSWVGIVLMGVTCQECSSGRFFTSFSVWFNTLLSHVKNPESSRIVRVASCTSISDLLTRLSRFANTKKEAVSHAAKVILPIIKLLEEDSSEALWEAILHLLSTIVVLFPAAFHSSYDQVEAAIASKIFSAKTSSRMLKKCAHFLALLPKANKGDTASWSLMMQKLLISINVHLSNFFQGLEEETTGGKAMQRLAPPGKDAPLPLGGQNGSLDDAAWNSEQLIVSRVSALMYCSSVMLTSSYKCKLSIPVASLLSLVKRVLAVNGSLPSAMLPFMTGIQQELVCAELPILHSLALELLRATIKSIRSQLLPYAASVVRLVSSYFKKCVLPELRIKLYTITKTLLKSMGLGVAMQLANEVVSNASVDLDPKTVEGSDVVSSTNRAVVKPGGKKRKHSTNSGTEAENAAIEVGVPHNHSISPISLKIAALEALETLLTTGGALGSDSWREGVDKLLMMTASNACQGRWANAETYHYLPDKSTGDLVEFQLAALRAFLSSLVSPSRARPAFLAEGLELFQTGKSQGEMEVAGFCAHALMSLEVVIHPRALPLDGLPSLRDQFPESNSRVGDDLLFKGWAANVDVVPSNNEIQRNVDSTLPLQEAKRLKRGNDIATVDSLSGPGHTNIVGSENVQIADVPESHKESLGHVSEKDDMAPEEVYQEVVSETQEGEGVAVKDSLMEEAVVDKKRESLDESDDDSIPSLKADDYLSSDSDIES
- the LOC108857996 gene encoding elongation factor 1-delta 1 is translated as MTAKPELNSDAGLKKLDDYLLTRSYLTGYKASKDDRTIFVCLSDPPSSQYVNSSRWYNHIAALLRTSGISDERSDVIVEGSSSITEVAVSTPNAADSKDGDSNEEEEDDVDLFGEEMEEEKKTDEERAVSVKASTKKKESGKSSVLIDIKPWDDETDMKKLEEAVRSIQMEGLFWGASKLVPVGYGIKKLQIMCTIVDDLVSVDTMIEEQLTVEPINEYVQSCDIVAFNKI